Part of the Leptidea sinapis chromosome 11, ilLepSina1.1, whole genome shotgun sequence genome is shown below.
TGAGGGGACCCGTGTCGGATCGTCCCGGAATCGCCGCATAAGAAAACTCATCCCGTCCACCCAAGGTTtgtggtatgtggaagaaacTTCCTCgataaccgcactgtggaggaacaccacaTGATATCCCAATATGTGGCGTGCCgggcgaaggtgaaattcggcggcccgacattattttcttaatgataccgctgactgggaatgaagcgaccgcccgCTGGCcattaaagtattaattttattgtccGATAACATAAATTGTAACTAAATAAAGGAAAataaataagcccgctgagtttgttgcgcccattcttctcaggcctgaggcattcattttggattgggtggtagtttttgactttcaataagtgatttcacatcctattttgaataaaaatatttgaatttgaattgccaacattacaacacccaatgtcctaataaccattacatcatccaaacgagtattgtaatgaaattcagtacaacattacaacactcgtttggaagATGTAATGGTTACCAGGGCCGGGTTTTTTAATGATAGCAGTGGGCTAACTGTTTGAGAATatttttagaggattcatattacgggtgtaaataaagtcttgtatgcaactgttgaaaattaagtattaaaacactcatgtgatactattatcaaaaaccccattcgtgttttaataccccttattaagCAACAGTTGCACAAATAACTAATTCAAATCTGTCATCatcttattgttattataaatctagaaggttagttttgttttaaatatattaagtatgttTATGTGTGCACTCACCAAGCGCCTTGGGGTCCAGTAGGTGCGTGTACCGCTGCGGCGCGGGAGGCGCAGCGGGTGTGCACCACGCGAGTGCGCAAACGGCCGCCTGTAACTGGCGCTCGTGTCGCGTCGCGTGCGCTGGGAAGTTCTCGCGGGCGTATTCTATAGCGGGCACGACGCCTTTCTCGCGAGCCAACTGttgtaacaaataataataaaagtttgaGAATACTATACAGATAAGTTTCCCCAATTGTGCTAGACATTTGAGAATGGTTTCATTTTATTCAACGTGTTTACTGCGTGCGATATTTAGtgataataattgatttaaGGATTTTCATATGTTATATGACAAACTTTAAATTACTACTACCAAATGGTTATTGAATGAAGAGTGAATTTTCGAACCATACGCCAAAATGCACACAACGGTTATTTAATTTCAGCTATCAATAGATGGTTTGTTATAAGGTGATCATTCCGTCCTATACTACTATATCGCTGATaaatcaaagaatatatttctattttttacttGTGCAAGTATAATTATCCCCTAACTCATatgtagaatagaatagaaataactttattaGCAAGAAAAACAcacctttacaataatattagaaaagtttaattactaaatataatataataagaaacaaCGTTATCAAACACGAAAAAGCACTGTGTGCACATTACTTGCTAAAAAGAGCAGACTCAGTACAATGTTATTttagtgcagaagacaccaactcaacactgattttcagcagcccctcatGAGACGAGTTGACAGTTGTTGTAGCCTAACTAATGACTTTTTTCGATTTTTCTATTCGTatatagtgttattataatataattatattcatttaaataataatctacataattaaatattaaggtGGCCTTAAACTACTAACGCACTTAGTGGTATGGAACCGCTGAATGCTGTCGACCATGCCTAGGCACTAAGAAGCAGGTCTAGTTTTTCAATTACACTGCGTTCAATTAGacatttaagttttttatacaagtaaagcgatgtatatatatatatatatatatatatatatatatatatatacatcgcTTCGCCTTCGCATCGCCAtcgtagtataatatataatacgttgAAAATATTGACGCCTCCAACCATATGTCATATTGCACTCGAGAATTGACGATATGCATTTTGCACTCGTTGGATATAATATTTCGTTTTATCTAGGGCCAAAAACAACCTTAGAATAATTGCTTTACTGTGTGCGAATCACACAAGAGTACAAAAGAGAACAGTAATAGTCTAGTAGATACTAGTTAATTTGCACTATACAAATTAAAGAGAAGGTCCAAGAATTTATCCCTGGGGTATTCCCCTATTGATAGTAACATCCAGATAATTTATTACTGCCATCATCATAGGTGACAGTTACTGTTTAGGTTctgttacttaaataaatagtaCAAGTATGGTAATgtagaaattaataatgaatttattagaaaattctCTTACATATTccataacatattttaatggaATTTTTAAGTTTCCACAGCCAAAGGGTAACCAACACAAATTCTTGTATTCAGACTGTACCTACAATCAGCATGCTGTAACACATAAGCCGCAATAGATACACGGCAGAAGTTTGAATAGATTGTGTCTTTGTTTTGCTGCAGTagcaacaaataataaaaaaccaagaTAAAGACTAATTACAAAATGGCCGTTATATGTGTGAAAGGCTGATCACACTTGACAGGTTttacttacggccattcccaatatactatctacagatagagataaattattactttctactgtcagtaattagctgtcaataatctgaagctatccccaatatacctgataagtcatttttatcaccttatattggtacgcgtgaattgcaatttccatacaacaTTCTATTGCTGGGAAGCTATTATACATTGTGCTATTGACAGACACtgtgtacagataaggtgagctaccgtccataagtttattgggacagaaaagtcaacgatagttacgatttttatctcaagtaagacatagactgaatattgggaacgaccgttaaAGATATATTGATTAACACACTTACAACACAATTTTCACAATAATGCATTAACTTTGCTTACCTTAAGCGCCTGCATCCTATGTAAAGTGAATGGTAGCGGTGAATGCTCCAAGTCCTCGGCGTGTTTCTGGACCCACTCAATGGCGAGAGCCGGGTCTCCTTCTGCCAGTGCGGCGGCGCATCTTTGCAGTTGGGCGAATGTGCATGTACGTTCTACGGGTGCAACATTAGCTTCAGCTACGAAAGTGTCGCCGACGTCTTCCAAacccttcaatattaaaaagaacCAGTTATGCAAGATAACATTGCATTTTTGTCTTATATATTTGGGGGAAACGGGCAAGAGCTTCATGTGGTGAAATGTGGTAAGGCCATGGACATTGCAATACCTGGGGTCAAGAGATGTTTTGCCTGTCTTgaagttgggagtatgctctcttcttgaaggtccctactCCCTCAGTTGTATTAGTTTGGGTAAATTACAACCTTTAATTTATTCCACAAAGCAAGTGAGAGGCAAGAAGTTCTCAATACGCGCGGTTTTGGTTTTGTGGTAAGCAATAAACACAGCCTATATTCTAATGTTTGGTTTTGTGGTAAGTGATGAACTCTGCCTATATTTTAACGTTTGGTTTTGTGGTAAGTGATCAACTCTGCCTATATTCTAATGTTTGGTTTTGTGGTAAGTGATCAACTGTGCTTATATTTTCCTGTTTAGTTTTGTGGTAAGCGATCAATGCTGCCTATATTATCCTGTAAGACAAGAGGAATTACAGACTGCCAGGGTATTGGTTGATTGGTGTTGTAGCCGTCTGGAaacttaaaaaagttttaaataaacatactttTGTATTAAACACTAAAAACATATGGGTAGTTGGCAGGCGTGGATCGAACCTGGGGCTATATGGTGAGGTAATAGTTCTACTTATTCCACCACTGACACTTTGTAATTGTAATGGGTACAGATATTATCTCTATGTGTGatgacattatattttatacctacAATAATGTCtaggaaattaaattaaaactttttcggTGTTATTAGAAACTGTTAACttaacatggcttagacacatgttttgttaaacagtgacctaactataacaatgtcagtgacctaacaataacaaCATCTAAAATGGAGTAGTAAAACATCACTAAGCgtaacataaactgaagtgtccAGGAACAAAAGGAATGGAACATCATTctgtcagctgtcatctatctgtcatcatatattCTAAATCTTCCTTGAATAAaatctatccgttagacacacctttGACTAGCTTCAactcatgtttaaatataagcaagaTTGTttaacgctaaacaacagaaagacagatttgtaatagaactcttttaaaacaagtgttcaacttttttgtaataacatagTTAAAGTTCAAAATCACATCACTATTCACTCtcaaggtatttttttttaatgaaaaataagggacaagacgagcaggacgttcagctgatggtaattgataagggtgtattacaatgcagtcaagattcttgtaaaaccccaaaaattcttaatggcactacaactccgctcgtcaccttgagacataagatgttgtctcatttgcccagtaattttactagttaTGGCGCCTTGAGaccgaaaaaaaattatgcttacacattactgcttcacagcagaaataggtgccattgtggtacccataatctaggcggcatcctgtgcaaaggagcctcccactggtaaatgtgaAATAATTGTAGACATGTAATGAATGTGTACAATGTGTACCTGTCTATATAAATGCTGTGCAATAGCCTGCTCCATGATTGGTCTGTTTGTATCATTGCAAAATGACTCAGCTTTGGGTGCAACTGAGGCATAATCAGTGATGAAGTGCCGATCAATTGACTTGCCTACACGGGACACCGTTGCGTGCAACTCCCTGTGATCTGTAAAAAAATAGAAACTTTTAGCCACAACCACAACAAGATGACTTAATATTGGATTCTATCTGAGAAAcccatgataaaataaaaatagcttttatttcattcaaagtCCGTACCATTTAACctagattatataataatacaactaaAGTATTAAAAGATGCAACTTgcattccaaattcaaatttttttttgtttgcatttagatttttttttattagctcATAGCGTCACTTTATTCTACCATAGTAGAGTGCCAGTATTTCTGTTTCTttttgctagtgaaattaccagGCTAATGAGATGTAATATCACAAGTGCAATTGTAATGTGTGACTCATAATTTGGGGTTTTACAAGAGTCCTGAAAGGTCTAGGATTATCATATACCATCAGCAGTCTTGCTTGCCGCACCACTTCTCTTTTCCTCATGAAAAATTATACTAacagaaaatttataaaaatgtttaattgtGTGTTATACTATAGTTTAAATGCAATGTAGCTTCTTGAATGCCACAGATTTATataatgagagtgaaattatGTTTCTGGCTTGAGGTCAGATTTGTCCGCTTTGATAGATAATGaaatcacacacacacaatatCTCTACAAAaaactaacataatattgtcacatttctacaataagataaatattCCCATAATACAGGCCTTAAATACTGTACGAATTGAATTTAGAGATGGTATTTGACATGCTGGGTTTGGCCTTAATTTTGGCCTTACATTTAATAAAGTATAAGAAATACAGAGTTgacatttcaaaaaatatcagAAAGCCTTGGATCAACTGTATCATCAAGGCTGCTTCTTCATAAAGAGCTAAAATAAAGGTTATTCTCTTATAATGTTTATAGTAATATACTAGAAAAGAATAAACCAAACACACAGAATGTACATAAGTATAAAATCAATTCAAATCTAATATGTCCACAATGTTTACattgctttattattattattaaattattgaaaccTACCAGTAGAAATTTGAAACACAGATTGCTTAAGTGCAGCAGCCAGGTCACTTATAACCATAGCTTGGTCTGGTGTCAAAGGAGTATTTGCAGtatctgaaaaataaattaatcacaGTATTAAGTCCAAATTTTCTACAAATGTGTATATTGACAGTTCTACATATCAGATTGTGTTAAAGATTCAATGAAAAAAATAGATGatactaataaaatttaatgaaaatgtaCGTCATCAATCTTAATTACAGttcaaatatgaataaaaatactgtAAAAATCAAGCTGAGCTAAAATTGCCAAATCATACAGTGGTGAAGACGAAAATCGTAGTTTAACACTTACTTTGCgaaatttcttttttcaaaCATTCTACACGACATATTAAGTCTTgcaaaaaattatttgtatgttcatttaaAGCTGTAAATTTCGTAGTTGCTTTGTCTAAGTCTTGCTCCACTCCGAGACATGAATCCATTGCTGTACTTCCTTTTTTACGCTTGCATGAAGTGTAATTACAACTTCCAGAACTTAAAATTACGTTTATAATACACGCACGGGCGAAGAACAAAATTATACAGTACTAATGAACATTAAAATAgcatgtaaaaatatttatttgtgataCATTACATTTCATAATagcttttataacaataatcgaATCACTGTCTAATCAGTAATCACTAATGTCAAATGTGTATTATCATAGACACATGTCATTTTGACCCGTAGACTGATTATCAATAGACAACTGACTGCCGTGCCGCATGTGAGATAGGTATAGGTGGGTGGTATTCCAATATCAAAGCTTCACcctgatttttaacaattccgcATTGGCTGGAAATCCAATAATTTATCTTAAGTCCAATAATCTATAATTAACGAGTAGTAACTCTGCGAGGCTTTATCCGTTACATTCATTTGCTTGGGATCAAAGggttgtagctgtacctacaaccaataatatcaattaatacaaatgtctaatatctaacttgtaacgttcgtagcattatagatcgtagaaatattaatcgtgcataataactgtaataagcgtacgccgaaagattcgttctaaaaagaacattttattttatctctgataagaaccatttcataatgctgtacatcaactcatagaatcatacagatcatcagtagtcatctcatcgaagtacaagcatcgtcacgttctctcgacgaccgcagatatactcacgtgatcagtcatatgctccgcgttacacaaccgcacagtaaggccgagcgtactcgaTTGACGCGTCGGGGCGTCGAccactattcatgcaattttaatcaatgagcgacagagtaggtgctaaatgctcattgacatcgaatgatcgaggttcgacgcgagtttacacaagcccgcgctcgctggccggcttactgcgatagcattagttttagagcgaaatagaacacataatattattctcaattcttattgaatgaaacgttttactactggtcaaaatgtaagctatAGTATTGAtgtgtattttctaaacttgtaaatattttttaagtaacaattgtaattggctaactagttttaaggattttgtatattatatatcatgtaactttctAATAAatcatcttccacatattcctcacagtccagcagtttgttttatttaatttaatcgccaaacgcagCAGTGTCTAAAGGGTTATTGAATAATATGATGAGCGTGATGTGACTATTTTCATATATACGCATTAAgaatgaatgaaaaaataaaacaacattaaaGCTAAGTGGCATTGTATTAAAACAGTAACATACTAATGCTTACTACTTACATATTAACATATAgcacatacataatacatagcGGCCAACTTGAcgaaaaacaaacaaagttCAACTCTTAGTTGGTTTGTATATTGTGAttgagtaaaaaaaattaattttgaaggTACTTAAAATCCAAAATGCTATACTTACGTAAGAAAAGACAAATCAGGATGCTTTGATCACTTTTGCAACCTAATACACTGCATTGATCCATGTTTTCATTGAAATTCggatagaaaaattattattcgaAGCTGAGAAGTAATTCAATGTATATTTCGCGCAGTGCTGCGatgaccttgaaaaaaccggcacACTTCATGAAACAGAAGATAATATGATgttatctcatttctttacatgacTAATGTATATGCTGTTCTCTTTCATGTGTGAATGAGATGGAACCTATCTATTAGTCTATTGTTTAATCCGTCTACGTTTTGACCCTTGATTTAATTTTGAACTGGATTTGCTGTGCGCGTAAACCGAAAAGGACAGACAAGAAATTGAAATACAGCAGGATATGGTTGACAAGCTTTGTCTTTCGTTCCGAGTGTGATTCTGACGAAGATAACGAGGATTCGTAACGTAGCTGAGAATGCAGATTAATAAAgctaaaaaatctataaaatactgttaataataatttatattctgcgaaaaaaaaattacgaaaataaaaccaaattacTAGTTCAGTGAGCGGTCTCCGAGGTAGCTGTGATGTTACAGTAATGGTCACGGGTCACCGACAGTAAGCAGATGAGCCTTCTCCATGGTAAACTGAACaacatatataatttacatcattccgctaattaaattaattaatttaaagcctTAACTAAAGATAAAGTACTCCCAACTTCCCAAAACAGACCTGCATGTTCTACGTTGGTAACGTAAAACGTATAACTTGTAAAACAAACCAAGGGTATgttgcactgcgaccactgtacagtgtgacgtcaatttagtatactgtgaagccgttcctttatagttagttattctggttactatttaaaacgggaCGCAATCCCGTATATTGTCAGCCGCATTtcttgacgcagcattcaaatgaatGAAGTATGTATtgaagttttctagttcattaaaaaaaaaccgttgTTGGAgaactgtcaaattaaaaatattttaattaaa
Proteins encoded:
- the LOC126966682 gene encoding E3 ubiquitin-protein transferase RMND5B isoform X4; amino-acid sequence: MDSCLGVEQDLDKATTKFTALNEHTNNFLQDLICRVECLKKEISQNTANTPLTPDQAMVISDLAAALKQSVFQISTDHRELHATVSRVGKSIDRHFITDYASVAPKAESFCNDTNRPIMEQAIAQHLYRQGLEDVGDTFVAEANVAPVERTCTFAQLQRCAAALAEGDPALAIEWVQKHAEDLEHSPLPFTLHRMQALKLAREKGVVPAIEYARENFPAHATRHERQLQAAVCALAWCTPAAPPAPQRYTHLLDPKALGLEASELFTRSACSVVGVAALSPLAGAVLAGARVVPALHDIRAKMAHPHVVAAWADDELPLEVDLGEEGGGYHSVFACPILRQQASEQNPPMRLLCGHVISRDALNKLALGLKLKCPYCPMEQSPAEARQIYFS